CATACCGGGCAGTGTACTGACTGGTCGTTGACATGCCCTGAGCCCGCGACTTACTCTCAACAGAAGTTGAGCATGGGGGATAAATGAACAGGAAACCGACACGGCGTCAGGTCGTCGTGGGGGCGGCAGTAGCCGTGACCGCAACCGTCCTCGGGACTGCCTCGAGGGCGGCCGCGGCACCGACGGTGGGGTCTGCAGACGAATGCGGTGAGCGTTACCAGGGCTACCGCGACACCGACCGAGACCGGCCGTACGCCCACTACATGGCAGAGCACACGACTCCGGCACCGACCGTGGTGGCCGATACCTACGCAGGCCCCCCGCTCTCACCCGACGCGGTACCCGGATTCGACTCGATCACAACCGATCTCGCTCCCACCGGGTATTCCAGGGTCGAGACCGGATACGGGCAGAGAGCCGACGGGGTGACGTTCGTGGCGGTACGCACGGTGATGCCTCGGGTGACAGCGGCGATGTGGGACTGGTGGTTCGGATGGCATTCCACCGAAGCCGCTCGCTACAAGCTGTGGCATCCCGATGCCCACCTGTACGCCGCTCTCGCGGAGGATCGAACGGCACTCGACATACCCGACAAGGCCAAGTACGTCGGCAACACGACCTTCGTGGACGAGTACGTCGGGCCGAAACTGCAGCAACTCGGCATCGGTTTTCGTGACCCGATTGCGCACGGCTTCGACGTTCCCTCGGATCAGACGATCGTTTTCGGTCGAGTGGGAAGCTCCATCGCACCGGTGGACCTGGGATGGCTGGCCCATCAGGTCAGACCCGTCGACGGTGGTGCCGAGATGCGCAGCCGCTTCCACCTGAACCTGCGCGGGTTGCACGTACCGGACGTGAAGCAGGCTGCGTGCGCCGTCCGCCGGGGAGCGTCGGTGGATCCGACCGACCTCGTCCTCGGGCTCGATCTGGCCCGAGATCTGATGCTGCACTGCGGGCAGGAGATGAACCACCTCGCCGGCTTCCTACCGGAGCTGTACGCAGAGTTCGGGAGCTAGTGCCCCAGAAACACCTTGGCCAACACGATCAGCGCAGCGACTGTAGCGGTGGCCAGCCCACCGAGAAGAGCACGGAAGGTCAACGGATTGCCGCGAATTCGCTCCGTGACCATCTGAATCGTGGCGATGCGCACCACGATGACACCGCCGGCCAGCAGTTCCGACCACTGTGCCGGAATCACCGACAACCACCCGAGGGCAAGCATCAGCGCGGGGACGGTGCCGGAACTCAGGATCGGGACGGCATCACGTAGTTCCTCGACGGCCTTGAACTTGCGTTGCTCGTCGGTGGCATTTCCGTGCGCCTCGGGTATTTGACTACTGGCCACGAAATCGGCGAACACGTGCGCCAGGAACGTCGTCCCTGCCGTAGCCAGAACCAGGACCGCAGCTGTTCCGTGCTCGATCGAGCCGGGCGTCGACGCCGCGACCGCCGCGAGGATGAGGATGTTTCCGTAGACGTAGGCCGAGAGCCTCCTGGCTGCCCGTGCGGGCTCGAGGGGACCGTCCGCACGGGTCACCAACCGGCGGTACAACCGGGTTCTACGAATACGGGGCTCGGCGTCGGTCATGCAGCAGATCGTTGCACGGCCGAGGTGATCATCGGGTGGGCACGCCGAGCCGGCCGGCCTGGTAGTCCTCGAACGCCTGCAGCACCTCGGACTTGGTGTTCATGACGAACGGGCCCGCCATCGCAACGGGTTCCCGAATCGGCTTGCCACCGAGAACGAACACCTCCAGCGACTCCCCCACCGCTGACGCGGACATCTCGATCGTGTCGCCGCGGCCGAACAACGCCGTCTGCCCCATCCCGATCGGACGCTTCTCCGCACCCACTGTGCCCTCGCCCGCGAGAACGTAGACGAGTGCATTGAATTCGCGTTCCCACGGCAACGTCAGCGCCGCGCCCGGTGCGATCGTGCTGTGCGAGAGCGCAATCGGAGTGTACGTCGAACCCGGCCCCTGCAGACCCGCGATGTCGCCCGCAATGACACGAACCAGCGCACCGCCGTCGGGACTCGATGCCAAGGCCACCTTGCTACCGGTGATGTCCTGATAGCGCGGGTGCGCCATCTTGTTCTCCCGCGGCAGATTGACCCAGAGCTGAACGCCGTGAAACAGCCCGCCGGACAGCACCAGATGCTCCGGCGGGGCCTCGATGTGCAGAATTCCCCCACCCGCCGTCATCCATTGGGTGTCGCCGCCACTGATGATGCCGCCGCCACCGTGAGAATCCTTGTGCTCCATGATTCCGTCGATCATGTACGTGACGGTCTCGAATCCGCGGTGCGGATGCCACGGCGTGCCCTTCGGTTCACCGGGCGCGTAGTTCACCTCGCCCATCTGATCCATGTGGATGAACGGGTCGAGGGACGACATGTCCAGTCCGGCAAATGCGCGGCGAACCGGAAAACCCTCGCCTTCGTACCCCGTCGGGGCCGTCGTGACGGACCGGACCGGCCTGGGTACGGCGGTGGCGTCGGGCACGGGGATGCGGGGCAACGCGAGGATGTTGTCGACCGTCACTGCGGGCATGGCTTCCCTTTCGGCAGGGTAGTTGACTCTGCAACTACTGATCGAGCTCAACCTACCGGGGCCCGACGGTATTCCCGCCGTCAGCCCTGCTGGTCAGCCAGCCACTGCCGAATCTCGTCGGTGGGCTGCTCGACGATGTCGTCGAATTCCGAGTGCTTGCCCACGAACGCCTCCACCAAGGGACAGATCGGGACGATGCGTTTGGAGTCCGCCCGGGTGGCGTCGAGTGCCTGATGCACGAGAATCGTTGCCAGACCACGTCCGCCGTACGCCGCGTCGACCTCGGTGTGGAAGAAGATGCGTCGCGCATCCTCGTCGTCGACGAACTCGGTGAAGCCGACCTGTGTGCCGTCGATCGAGACGGTGAAACGATCTGCCTGCTGCGCGATCTCGACCTCGGCACCGGTTTTGTCGACCGTCATCTCGTGCTCCTCGTTCCTCGATGGCGCGAACCGCACCTGGTTGCTCACGATCGTGCACGATCGGCGGAAATCTGTCGATCGTGGCCGGTACCGAACGCCTCGGTCCGCCGCATTCCCGATCGACAGTCGCATACGGGGGTGCCGACCGGCCGATACTGCCTCTGTACGGTGGAGCGAAGGACCTCGACCGATGAATCATCCAGGGAAAGGAACTTCATGGCTCAGCCAGACAGGCTGGAGAAAGACCCGAACAAGGGTTTCGTGGCCCTGCTGGGGTGGAGTTTGGCCGCGGTGGAAGCACTGGACAAGTTCGATCGGCGCTACGTCGTCGTCGCCCCGGAGTGGGCCGAGGCGTACTGCACCGAGCACGACATTCCGTACCTACCGTGGAACTTCGAGCGACTCAACGATCGCTCGCTCGAGATCGCCGAGACGCTGCAGAGCAAAGGTGTGGACGTCGCGATCCCCCTCTACGAGGAGACGGTCGAGTGGGCCGGTGCCATCAACTCGGTGCTGTTGGGTAACCCTCGACTGTTCGGTCAAGCCATGTTGCTGCGCGACAAGGCGCTGATGAAGCGTCGGGCACAGTTGGGCGGCATTCGCGTCGGCATCTTCGAGGAAGCACACGACCGCGAGGACGTCATCCGATTCCTCCGCCGAGTCAATCAGACACTGCTCAAGCTCGACGGCGACCCGAACGACCCCATTCACCTCAAGGCGTTCGACAAAGCAGGATGCCTGGGCCACCGCGTCATTCGCACTCCCGACGAGGTCGACTCCATCCCGGAAGAAGAGTTTCCGGTGCTGATGGAATCCCACCTCGACGGGTGGGAGTTCGCCGTCGAGGCGTGGATTCACAACGGCAAGATCAAGTTTCTCAACATCTCCGAGTACGTCACGCTCGGTTACTCCGTATTCGTTCCTGCGACACCGGAGTTGGAGAAGTACCGCGAGCAGATCACCGTGCAGATCGAGAAGCTGATCAAGGCCTTCGACATCGAGTTCGGATTCATTCATCCCGAGTACTTCGTGACCAGCGACGGCGAGATGTACTTCGGTGAGGTCGCCTATCGCCCACCGGGTTTCAAGGTGTTCGAGCTACTGGAGCGGGCGTACGGCTTCAACGCCTATCAGGGCTTGGCGTTGGCGTTCGACCCGAAGACCACCGAGGAGGAGATCGACGCCTTCTTCCCGCGCGAGGTCGTCGATGCGACCGGCGTGGCCGGATGCTTCGGCGTCTATCCACGACGACGCGTCGTCAGCCATCTGGAAATTCCGGAGGAGACGTCCGGGCACGATTACTACGAGACCAACGATCTGTCGGCACCCGTCGAGGAAACCGTCACCAAGAGAACAGCGTTCGGCACCCACTGGGGACTGCTGTACTTCTTCGGCGAAGACACCTATGTCATGCGTGACTTGCTGAAACATCAGGAAGAACTGGACTTCTACGTGTGAGGCAACAACTCGGCAACGACCACGAACCCACGACGCAGACGATGACCGACTCTCCACCGGTCGACAAGGCTCCGGTCGACAAGGCTCTGACGTCGAGACTGGCCCAACTCGACCACGCCACCGAGGCGTTGG
The nucleotide sequence above comes from Rhodococcoides fascians A25f. Encoded proteins:
- a CDS encoding DAPG hydrolase family protein, with the protein product MNRKPTRRQVVVGAAVAVTATVLGTASRAAAAPTVGSADECGERYQGYRDTDRDRPYAHYMAEHTTPAPTVVADTYAGPPLSPDAVPGFDSITTDLAPTGYSRVETGYGQRADGVTFVAVRTVMPRVTAAMWDWWFGWHSTEAARYKLWHPDAHLYAALAEDRTALDIPDKAKYVGNTTFVDEYVGPKLQQLGIGFRDPIAHGFDVPSDQTIVFGRVGSSIAPVDLGWLAHQVRPVDGGAEMRSRFHLNLRGLHVPDVKQAACAVRRGASVDPTDLVLGLDLARDLMLHCGQEMNHLAGFLPELYAEFGS
- a CDS encoding pirin family protein; translated protein: MPAVTVDNILALPRIPVPDATAVPRPVRSVTTAPTGYEGEGFPVRRAFAGLDMSSLDPFIHMDQMGEVNYAPGEPKGTPWHPHRGFETVTYMIDGIMEHKDSHGGGGIISGGDTQWMTAGGGILHIEAPPEHLVLSGGLFHGVQLWVNLPRENKMAHPRYQDITGSKVALASSPDGGALVRVIAGDIAGLQGPGSTYTPIALSHSTIAPGAALTLPWEREFNALVYVLAGEGTVGAEKRPIGMGQTALFGRGDTIEMSASAVGESLEVFVLGGKPIREPVAMAGPFVMNTKSEVLQAFEDYQAGRLGVPTR
- a CDS encoding GNAT family N-acetyltransferase, coding for MTVDKTGAEVEIAQQADRFTVSIDGTQVGFTEFVDDEDARRIFFHTEVDAAYGGRGLATILVHQALDATRADSKRIVPICPLVEAFVGKHSEFDDIVEQPTDEIRQWLADQQG
- a CDS encoding ATP-grasp domain-containing protein → MAQPDRLEKDPNKGFVALLGWSLAAVEALDKFDRRYVVVAPEWAEAYCTEHDIPYLPWNFERLNDRSLEIAETLQSKGVDVAIPLYEETVEWAGAINSVLLGNPRLFGQAMLLRDKALMKRRAQLGGIRVGIFEEAHDREDVIRFLRRVNQTLLKLDGDPNDPIHLKAFDKAGCLGHRVIRTPDEVDSIPEEEFPVLMESHLDGWEFAVEAWIHNGKIKFLNISEYVTLGYSVFVPATPELEKYREQITVQIEKLIKAFDIEFGFIHPEYFVTSDGEMYFGEVAYRPPGFKVFELLERAYGFNAYQGLALAFDPKTTEEEIDAFFPREVVDATGVAGCFGVYPRRRVVSHLEIPEETSGHDYYETNDLSAPVEETVTKRTAFGTHWGLLYFFGEDTYVMRDLLKHQEELDFYV